A genome region from Colwellia sp. Arc7-D includes the following:
- the rhlB gene encoding ATP-dependent RNA helicase RhlB — protein MKKTHLTEIKFSELKLEPTVVSGLESMGFEYCTAIQAKSLPILMTGKDIAGQAQTGEGKTIAFLAATFHHLLQKKDVTHNQPRALIMAPTRELAIQIHRDALEMAKSTGLRLGCVYGGEGYESQRLELEQGVDILIGTCGRLLDYLKQGIYNLSNIEVVVLDEADRMFDLGFIKDIRYMFNKMPAATERLSMLYSATLSFRVKELAFEHMNDPESVEVEPDQKTNIRISEELFYPSNEDKMCLLQTLIEEDWPDKAIIFANTKHVCEKIHAHLEADKIRVGMLTGDVIQKKRLKILEQFTAGELDVLVATDVAARGLHIPAVTHVFNYDLPDDCEDYVHRIGRTGRAGASGHAISLACEQYVFNLPAIETYIDHALPVSKYDHEALLTDLPRPKPRPRRHKPHNGGQNRSRSSSNRPQRNS, from the coding sequence ATGAAAAAAACACACTTAACAGAAATAAAGTTCTCGGAACTTAAGCTCGAGCCTACCGTTGTTAGCGGCCTCGAATCTATGGGCTTTGAATATTGCACTGCAATTCAAGCAAAGTCTTTACCTATACTGATGACAGGCAAAGATATTGCCGGTCAAGCACAAACTGGCGAAGGTAAAACAATTGCCTTTTTAGCGGCAACATTTCATCACTTATTACAGAAAAAAGATGTAACCCATAATCAACCACGTGCGTTAATTATGGCGCCTACACGTGAGCTTGCTATTCAAATTCATCGCGATGCGCTCGAAATGGCGAAAAGCACGGGTTTACGCCTCGGCTGTGTTTATGGCGGTGAAGGTTATGAAAGTCAGCGTTTAGAACTTGAACAAGGTGTAGATATTTTAATCGGCACTTGTGGTCGCTTACTTGATTACTTGAAACAAGGTATTTATAACCTTAGTAATATTGAAGTCGTTGTATTAGATGAAGCTGATCGTATGTTCGATCTAGGCTTTATTAAAGACATTCGCTATATGTTCAATAAAATGCCTGCTGCTACTGAACGTTTGAGCATGCTGTATTCTGCAACCTTATCATTTCGTGTTAAAGAGTTAGCTTTTGAACACATGAATGATCCTGAAAGTGTTGAAGTAGAACCTGATCAAAAAACTAATATTCGTATCAGTGAAGAATTATTTTACCCTTCTAATGAAGATAAAATGTGCTTACTACAAACACTGATTGAAGAAGACTGGCCTGACAAAGCTATTATTTTTGCCAACACTAAACATGTTTGTGAAAAAATTCATGCACACCTAGAAGCAGATAAAATTCGCGTTGGCATGCTTACGGGCGATGTTATTCAAAAGAAACGTTTGAAAATTTTAGAGCAATTTACTGCCGGTGAATTAGACGTGCTAGTTGCTACCGATGTTGCAGCCCGTGGTTTACATATTCCTGCCGTTACGCATGTATTTAACTACGACTTGCCAGACGATTGCGAAGATTATGTTCATCGTATTGGAAGAACAGGCCGAGCCGGTGCTTCTGGTCATGCTATTAGTTTAGCTTGTGAGCAATATGTTTTTAATTTGCCAGCGATTGAAACTTATATCGACCATGCATTACCGGTCAGTAAATATGATCACGAAGCATTATTAACCGACTTACCTAGACCTAAGCCACGTCCACGTCGCCATAAACCTCACAATGGTGGCCAAAATCGTAGCCGTAGTTCAAGTAATAGGCCTCAAAGGAACAGTTAG
- the tatA gene encoding Sec-independent protein translocase subunit TatA, whose product MGGISIWQLLIIAVIVVLLFGTKKLRNLGTDLGSAIKGFKGAVSDEPAKKDQASEEDSTSSDSLGDKTASKSAVDEKEKDKV is encoded by the coding sequence ATGGGCGGTATAAGTATTTGGCAATTATTAATTATTGCAGTGATTGTTGTGTTGTTATTTGGCACTAAAAAATTACGTAATTTAGGCACTGATTTAGGTTCAGCAATCAAAGGCTTTAAAGGTGCTGTTTCTGATGAACCCGCTAAAAAAGACCAAGCTTCAGAAGAAGATTCTACTTCAAGTGATAGTTTAGGTGATAAAACAGCAAGTAAGAGCGCTGTGGATGAAAAAGAGAAAGATAAAGTCTAA
- the tatC gene encoding twin-arginine translocase subunit TatC gives MSSTAKQNHTLFDHLLELRTRLLHAVLGVLVVFCSLIYFAQDIYQYVAQPLLAVMPEGTQMIATDVASPFFTPFKLTIVLSIFITMPYILYQLWSFIAPGLYKNEKRLIAPLMFGSTLLFYGGIAFAYYVVFPVAFTFFSSVAPDGVTIATDISSYLDFVLKLFFAFGAAFEIPIAIILLCWTGVTTPESLRTKRPYIVVGAFIVGMLLTPPDIISQTMLAVPMLLLFELGIIIASLYYKETAEPEDVK, from the coding sequence ATGAGTTCAACTGCTAAGCAAAACCACACATTATTTGATCATCTATTAGAACTAAGAACACGGCTATTACATGCCGTGCTAGGTGTTCTCGTTGTTTTTTGTTCGTTAATCTACTTCGCTCAAGATATTTATCAATATGTTGCACAGCCGCTTTTGGCTGTGATGCCTGAAGGGACACAAATGATCGCTACTGACGTAGCATCACCTTTCTTTACACCGTTTAAACTGACCATAGTCTTATCAATATTTATTACTATGCCTTACATTTTGTATCAGTTGTGGTCATTTATTGCACCTGGTTTGTATAAAAACGAAAAGCGCTTAATTGCGCCTTTAATGTTTGGTAGTACGCTATTGTTTTATGGTGGTATTGCCTTTGCTTACTACGTGGTATTTCCAGTAGCTTTTACATTCTTTTCATCGGTCGCACCCGATGGCGTTACCATAGCCACGGACATCAGTAGCTACTTAGATTTCGTGTTAAAACTTTTTTTTGCTTTTGGCGCGGCATTTGAAATTCCAATTGCCATCATATTATTGTGTTGGACAGGCGTAACAACCCCAGAAAGCTTACGGACTAAACGCCCTTATATTGTTGTTGGTGCCTTTATTGTTGGTATGTTGCTAACTCCCCCTGATATTATTTCTCAAACCATGTTGGCAGTACCTATGTTGTTGCTATTTGAGCTAGGCATAATTATCGCTTCGCTTTATTACAAAGAAACAGCAGAGCCAGAGGATGTAAAATAG
- the tatB gene encoding Sec-independent protein translocase protein TatB, which yields MFDIGFWELSLIAIIGLVVLGPERLPVAIRTVRGWIASIRGFSESVKNELTEELRIQELHANLKKAEQSGMKDLSPEIEASVKSLKEAAEMVNNPYQTAEQSIKSKDDIDKLNDNKDEKQTK from the coding sequence ATGTTTGATATTGGCTTTTGGGAATTATCATTAATCGCGATTATTGGCCTTGTGGTTCTCGGCCCAGAGCGATTGCCCGTTGCAATTCGAACCGTTAGGGGTTGGATCGCGAGTATTCGTGGCTTTAGTGAAAGCGTTAAAAACGAACTCACTGAAGAGTTGCGTATTCAGGAATTGCATGCAAATTTAAAGAAAGCTGAACAATCAGGCATGAAGGATCTGTCGCCAGAAATTGAGGCTTCTGTAAAGTCTCTAAAAGAAGCGGCAGAAATGGTAAATAATCCCTATCAAACAGCTGAACAGTCAATAAAGTCTAAAGATGATATTGATAAGCTAAATGATAATAAAGATGAAAAGCAGACTAAATGA
- the rho gene encoding transcription termination factor Rho translates to MNLNELKEKSISELVKLAESMKLEHLARNRKQDIIFAILKAHAKSGEDIFGSGVLEILQDGFGFLRSADSSYLAGPDDIYVSPSQIRRFSMRTGDTITGKIRPPKDGERYFALLKVNEVNFDRPENSRNKILFENLTPIHPTDRLTMERGNGSTEDITARVLDLASPIGKGQRGLIVAPPKAGKTLLLQNIAQSIAHNHPDAELMVLLIDERPEEVTEMQRLVKGEVIASTFDEPANRHVQVAEMVIEKAKRLVEHKKDVVILLDSITRLARAYNTVIPSSGKILTGGVDANALHRPKRFFGAARNIEEGGSLTIIATALVDTGSKMDEVIYEEFKGTGNMELHLSRKIAEKRVFPAIHFNRSGTRREELLTKPDELQKMWILRKIVHEMGEIDAMEFMIDKLAMTKTNDEFFDSMKRQ, encoded by the coding sequence ATGAATCTTAACGAACTTAAAGAAAAGTCGATCAGCGAACTGGTTAAACTCGCAGAATCAATGAAATTGGAGCATTTAGCTCGTAACCGCAAACAAGACATTATTTTTGCCATATTAAAAGCCCACGCTAAAAGTGGTGAGGATATTTTTGGTAGCGGTGTTTTAGAAATTCTACAAGACGGCTTTGGATTTTTACGCTCAGCGGATTCTTCCTATTTAGCAGGCCCAGATGATATTTATGTATCACCAAGCCAGATACGTCGATTTAGTATGCGAACAGGCGATACCATTACCGGTAAAATTCGCCCACCAAAAGATGGCGAACGTTACTTCGCTCTTTTAAAAGTTAATGAAGTAAACTTTGACCGTCCAGAAAACTCTCGCAATAAAATCCTTTTTGAAAACTTAACGCCTATTCACCCTACTGACCGTTTAACAATGGAACGTGGAAATGGTTCTACCGAAGATATTACCGCACGTGTTTTAGATTTAGCATCTCCAATTGGTAAAGGGCAACGTGGTTTGATTGTTGCTCCTCCAAAAGCGGGTAAGACCTTATTGTTACAAAACATCGCTCAAAGTATTGCGCATAACCACCCTGATGCGGAGTTAATGGTATTACTGATTGATGAGCGTCCAGAAGAAGTAACTGAAATGCAGCGCTTAGTTAAGGGTGAAGTAATTGCTTCAACTTTTGACGAACCAGCCAATCGTCATGTTCAAGTTGCCGAAATGGTTATCGAAAAAGCAAAGCGCTTAGTTGAGCATAAAAAAGATGTTGTGATTTTATTAGATTCAATCACTCGACTTGCACGTGCATACAACACTGTTATTCCATCGTCAGGTAAAATATTAACCGGTGGTGTTGATGCGAACGCATTACACCGTCCAAAGCGATTTTTCGGTGCTGCTCGTAATATCGAAGAAGGTGGTAGCTTAACTATCATCGCAACAGCGCTTGTTGATACTGGCTCTAAAATGGATGAAGTTATCTACGAAGAGTTTAAAGGTACAGGTAATATGGAATTACACCTTTCACGCAAAATTGCTGAAAAACGTGTTTTCCCTGCTATCCACTTTAACCGCAGTGGCACGCGTCGCGAAGAGCTTTTAACTAAGCCTGATGAACTACAGAAAATGTGGATACTGCGTAAAATCGTTCATGAAATGGGTGAGATTGATGCGATGGAATTCATGATTGATAAATTGGCTATGACGAAAACTAATGACGAATTTTTTGATTCGATGAAACGTCAATAA
- the trxA gene encoding thioredoxin TrxA, whose protein sequence is MSDKIVQLTDDSFDTDVINASGLILVDFWAEWCGPCKMIAPLLNDVAEEYAGKLTIGKLNIDQNSNTPPKYGIRGIPTLLLFKDGAVADTKVGALSKTQLKEFIDNNL, encoded by the coding sequence ATGAGCGATAAAATTGTTCAGTTAACTGATGATAGTTTTGACACAGATGTAATCAATGCATCAGGTCTAATCCTTGTTGATTTTTGGGCTGAATGGTGTGGACCATGTAAAATGATCGCGCCATTGTTAAACGATGTAGCTGAAGAATATGCTGGTAAATTAACTATCGGTAAATTAAACATTGATCAAAATTCTAACACCCCACCTAAATACGGTATTCGTGGTATTCCTACCTTGTTACTGTTTAAAGATGGTGCTGTAGCCGATACGAAAGTTGGCGCTTTATCAAAAACTCAATTAAAAGAGTTTATTGATAACAATTTATAA
- a CDS encoding TatD family hydrolase produces the protein MIDIGVNLTNARFDKDREEVLMRAKQANVSAMVITGTNLEESQQAIKLCQQHPDYLYSTVGIHPHDADNAALNFQDKLGVLAANSCVKAIGECGLDFNRNFSTAANQKNVFTQQVILASELQLPLFLHQRDAFEPWFEILRPYFSRIPAMVSHCFTGNQRELEQCLSANMYIGITGWLCDERRGQQLRDIVSLIPLDRLMIETDAPYLTPRNIRPKPKSSRNEPSYLPYIVTVLAELMNYSEQEIIKQTKLNSDTFFSLSTNNA, from the coding sequence TTGATTGATATTGGAGTTAACTTAACCAACGCGCGTTTTGATAAGGACCGTGAAGAAGTGCTTATGCGTGCTAAACAGGCAAATGTAAGTGCCATGGTTATTACGGGGACCAATCTTGAAGAAAGTCAGCAGGCTATAAAACTTTGCCAACAACATCCTGATTATTTATATAGTACTGTTGGTATTCACCCGCACGATGCTGATAACGCTGCATTAAACTTTCAAGACAAATTGGGTGTTTTAGCTGCAAACTCCTGTGTTAAAGCCATTGGTGAGTGTGGATTAGATTTTAATCGCAACTTTTCAACTGCAGCAAACCAAAAAAATGTTTTTACTCAGCAAGTGATCTTAGCATCAGAACTCCAATTGCCTTTATTCTTGCATCAAAGAGATGCCTTTGAACCTTGGTTTGAAATATTAAGACCTTATTTTTCTCGAATTCCAGCCATGGTTTCTCATTGTTTTACTGGTAATCAACGAGAATTAGAACAATGTTTATCGGCTAATATGTATATTGGAATTACGGGTTGGCTTTGTGATGAGCGAAGAGGACAGCAGTTACGCGATATTGTTTCTTTAATTCCATTAGATAGACTAATGATAGAAACTGATGCACCTTATTTAACGCCAAGAAATATTCGTCCCAAGCCTAAAAGTAGCCGAAATGAACCCAGTTATTTACCTTATATTGTGACGGTTTTAGCCGAATTAATGAATTACAGTGAGCAGGAAATAATTAAACAAACTAAGCTTAACTCTGACACCTTTTTTAGTTTAAGTACTAACAATGCGTAA
- a CDS encoding guanosine-5'-triphosphate,3'-diphosphate pyrophosphatase, with amino-acid sequence MTTTSMETLSPLYAVVDLGSNSFHMLITRQLADSVQVVDKVKRKVRLAAGLNEQNILSEQAMAKGLECLRFFAERLQDIPVQNIRIVATATLRLANNRADFITKAEAILNLPVTLLSGIAEAEHIYLGVAHTSSSANKRLVLDIGGASTELIVGRGFTVKKAHSLDIGCVTFNQQYFPNGTLSEENFKQAISAAELAISYIKQDFVDIGWQCVLGGSGTMQALAEMLIYQHKPSIISLEYLYQVKTQILDFDLINNINIAGLSIERSPVIASGLAILIALFQQLSIKELTLSSGALREGLLYEMLPNSHKTNIRQRTISSLSQRFHIDQLHANNVKRQIKTIFSQLKSIWSLPDENALALLLASADLHEIGLLLAYKYHQQHSAYILNHADLAGFSQSDRQLLVSFVSLYKGDIKLAIIEQQSAIDLETAKKLLIILRLAIKLCHRSKDDDCPNYRVSLNDHVLQLHLPRAWLIEHTLIHDELKQENHHIAKLGYGLSIMCDK; translated from the coding sequence ATGACGACCACTTCCATGGAGACTTTATCACCTCTATATGCTGTGGTCGATTTAGGTTCTAATAGCTTCCATATGTTAATTACGCGACAACTTGCCGATAGCGTGCAAGTTGTTGACAAAGTTAAGCGTAAAGTTCGCCTTGCCGCTGGCTTGAATGAACAAAACATATTGTCTGAGCAAGCCATGGCAAAAGGCTTAGAATGTTTACGCTTTTTTGCCGAACGCTTGCAAGATATTCCTGTTCAAAACATCCGCATAGTTGCCACCGCAACGTTAAGACTCGCGAATAATCGCGCTGATTTTATTACCAAAGCCGAAGCGATATTAAACCTTCCTGTGACACTATTAAGCGGTATTGCTGAAGCGGAACATATATACCTTGGCGTAGCCCACACAAGTTCAAGTGCTAATAAACGTTTAGTGTTAGATATTGGTGGTGCCAGTACTGAGCTCATTGTTGGTCGAGGTTTTACCGTTAAAAAAGCCCATAGTCTTGATATAGGCTGCGTTACTTTTAATCAACAATACTTTCCAAATGGAACGCTTTCAGAAGAAAACTTCAAGCAAGCCATATCTGCCGCTGAACTCGCTATTTCATATATAAAACAAGACTTTGTCGACATTGGTTGGCAATGTGTACTCGGTGGTTCAGGTACCATGCAAGCATTAGCAGAAATGCTAATTTATCAACATAAACCGAGTATTATTTCATTAGAATATCTCTATCAAGTTAAAACACAAATACTTGATTTTGATCTTATTAACAACATTAACATTGCAGGACTATCGATAGAAAGAAGTCCTGTTATTGCTAGTGGGTTAGCTATTTTAATTGCTTTGTTTCAGCAATTGTCGATCAAAGAGTTAACACTTTCTAGCGGAGCATTACGTGAAGGCTTGTTATATGAAATGCTACCTAACAGCCATAAAACCAATATTCGCCAACGCACTATCAGTTCTTTAAGCCAGCGTTTTCATATTGATCAGCTACATGCTAATAATGTAAAACGACAAATAAAAACTATATTTTCACAACTTAAATCTATTTGGTCATTACCTGACGAAAATGCATTAGCACTATTATTGGCCAGCGCTGATTTACATGAAATAGGCTTGTTATTGGCATATAAATATCATCAGCAACATAGTGCTTATATTTTGAATCATGCTGATTTAGCTGGCTTTAGTCAATCAGATAGACAATTACTGGTTAGCTTTGTCTCGCTTTATAAAGGGGACATAAAACTCGCAATCATTGAGCAACAATCGGCGATTGACCTTGAAACGGCTAAGAAGTTATTAATTATTCTGCGTTTAGCTATAAAGTTGTGTCATCGCAGTAAAGACGATGACTGCCCAAACTATCGTGTATCGCTAAACGATCATGTATTACAGTTACATTTACCGCGAGCTTGGCTGATTGAGCACACACTGATCCATGACGAATTAAAGCAAGAGAATCACCATATTGCTAAACTCGGTTATGGTTTGAGTATAATGTGCGATAAGTAA
- the hemB gene encoding porphobilinogen synthase, which yields MNNVFGQYPARRMRRMRSDDFSRRLMSEHQLTVNDLIYPVFVLEGENQCEIIESMPGVERKSIDLLLAECQELTDLGVPAIAIFPVTPADKKSLLAEEAYNPDGLAQRTVRAVKEKFPSLGVITDVALDPFTTHGQDGIIDEHGYVLNDITKDILVKQALSHAQAGADIVAPSDMMDGRISAIRKMLETHHYVNTKILAYSAKYASSYYGPFRDAVGSAGNIKGGNKFSYQMDPANSNEALHEVAQDIHEGADMVMIKPGMPYLDVVRRVKDTFQVPTYAYQVSGEYAMHMAAIQNGWLAEKPCVMEGLLAFKRAGADGILTYFAKQVARWLKEEQKT from the coding sequence ATGAATAACGTCTTTGGTCAATATCCTGCCCGTAGAATGCGCCGTATGCGCTCTGATGACTTTTCACGACGTTTAATGTCTGAGCATCAGCTTACGGTTAATGATTTAATCTATCCAGTTTTTGTTTTAGAAGGTGAAAACCAGTGTGAAATTATTGAGTCAATGCCGGGAGTAGAGCGCAAAAGTATTGATTTACTATTAGCAGAGTGTCAAGAATTAACCGACTTAGGCGTACCCGCCATTGCTATTTTTCCTGTCACACCCGCAGATAAAAAGTCACTGTTGGCAGAAGAAGCCTATAATCCTGACGGTTTAGCTCAGCGAACTGTTCGCGCGGTAAAAGAAAAATTTCCAAGTTTAGGGGTGATCACAGACGTTGCCTTAGACCCTTTCACTACTCATGGCCAAGATGGCATTATTGATGAGCACGGCTATGTGCTTAACGATATAACTAAAGATATATTAGTTAAACAAGCGTTATCTCATGCACAAGCAGGTGCGGATATTGTTGCTCCTTCCGATATGATGGATGGCCGTATAAGCGCTATTCGAAAAATGTTAGAAACGCATCATTATGTCAATACTAAAATACTGGCTTATTCAGCTAAATATGCGTCGAGTTATTATGGTCCATTTCGTGATGCGGTGGGTTCTGCGGGTAATATTAAAGGTGGTAATAAGTTTTCTTATCAAATGGATCCAGCGAACAGTAATGAAGCACTTCATGAAGTCGCACAAGATATTCATGAAGGCGCAGATATGGTGATGATTAAGCCAGGTATGCCTTATTTAGACGTGGTTCGCCGAGTAAAAGACACTTTTCAAGTGCCAACTTATGCGTATCAAGTCAGTGGCGAATATGCCATGCACATGGCTGCTATTCAAAATGGTTGGTTGGCAGAAAAGCCCTGTGTAATGGAGGGTTTATTAGCCTTTAAACGTGCTGGTGCTGACGGAATTTTAACTTACTTTGCTAAGCAAGTTGCGCGTTGGTTAAAAGAAGAGCAAAAAACATAA
- a CDS encoding GGDEF domain-containing protein has translation MRNVINSLIFCLITLFTSFGVMAHGTHLVAKTSVLLQLHIQHIFIGSSLILLLMCFTWAKASRSYSVATLALFFTVKSLSILVAGGISLLALLTNNLYFFNVESILLANLSNIIFFIFTIKLFALKKDEHNSYQLLLRLSIIIALIVPLSFLFSPNHTWLLTQISTSISLLALLYVTKCEKTVNVDLLKIFSLILIVQLSFNVLAYLLYYLSFSAHIINCVDMSAFWVMAIMVTYLMGHTYFCQLRDEKLAQQQVMSSVKTSELAQKELQILQDESQEQLESRVQERTLELNIALQELEAVNQELKEKNTLDDLSGLYNRRYYDQKIVAEFRRSRRNLTPLSILLVDIDHFKNVNDSFGHLAGDKCIVEVASMIKSLLRRSSDVGCRYGGEEFCLILPETDDKGALALAQEICENVRQQQVYNNENVIKLTVSCGVTTYQQEKEITPEIIFEYVDKALYKAKAAGRDQVQVMPIEKINLSS, from the coding sequence ATGCGTAATGTAATTAACAGCCTAATTTTTTGTCTTATTACTCTATTTACCAGTTTTGGGGTAATGGCTCATGGTACTCATTTAGTGGCAAAAACGAGTGTGCTGTTGCAATTGCATATACAACATATTTTTATTGGTAGTAGTCTAATTTTACTCTTGATGTGTTTTACATGGGCTAAAGCTTCACGCAGTTACAGTGTGGCGACATTAGCGTTATTCTTTACGGTAAAATCATTAAGTATTTTAGTTGCTGGGGGCATTTCATTACTCGCATTATTGACCAATAACCTATATTTCTTCAATGTTGAGAGTATTTTACTCGCCAACTTATCTAACATTATATTTTTTATTTTTACGATTAAGTTATTTGCACTCAAAAAAGATGAGCATAATAGTTATCAATTATTGCTGCGCTTATCAATTATTATCGCACTGATAGTGCCCTTAAGTTTTCTGTTTAGCCCTAACCATACTTGGCTATTAACGCAAATTTCCACCAGTATTAGTTTACTTGCATTACTGTATGTCACCAAATGTGAAAAGACAGTAAACGTTGACCTATTGAAAATATTCTCATTAATCCTCATTGTACAATTAAGCTTTAATGTTTTGGCTTATTTACTCTATTATCTTAGTTTTTCTGCCCATATTATTAACTGTGTAGATATGAGCGCTTTTTGGGTTATGGCCATCATGGTTACGTATTTGATGGGACATACATACTTCTGTCAATTACGTGATGAAAAGTTAGCTCAGCAACAGGTTATGTCGAGCGTAAAAACCTCTGAATTAGCACAGAAAGAGCTACAAATTTTGCAGGATGAAAGCCAAGAGCAATTAGAGAGTCGAGTTCAAGAAAGAACGTTAGAGTTAAATATAGCTTTACAAGAATTAGAAGCGGTTAATCAAGAGCTAAAAGAAAAGAATACTCTTGATGATTTATCAGGACTTTATAATCGTCGTTATTACGATCAAAAAATAGTGGCTGAATTTAGACGTAGCCGCCGTAACTTAACGCCATTAAGTATTCTCTTAGTCGATATTGATCACTTTAAGAATGTAAACGATAGCTTTGGTCATTTAGCCGGTGATAAATGCATTGTAGAAGTAGCTAGCATGATTAAATCACTATTACGGAGAAGCTCTGATGTCGGCTGCCGATATGGTGGCGAAGAGTTTTGCTTAATTCTGCCCGAAACCGATGATAAAGGCGCTTTAGCACTAGCTCAAGAGATATGTGAAAATGTACGACAGCAACAGGTTTATAATAATGAAAACGTTATTAAATTAACCGTAAGTTGTGGTGTTACCACTTATCAGCAAGAGAAAGAAATTACACCAGAAATTATTTTTGAGTATGTCGATAAAGCACTCTATAAAGCAAAAGCCGCTGGTCGAGATCAAGTACAAGTTATGCCAATTGAAAAAATAAACCTGTCGAGTTAG